In Pleurocapsa minor HA4230-MV1, the genomic window ATAACGTCAAACTAGGCAAATGGCTTAAAGGAGATGAATTCACCGCCCTCATTGTCAAACAAATAAGCGATCGCATCATCCCCATTGCTCCTGCTGCCGAAGTAACCGAACAACAGCAGAAACTAGATCGACTACAGCGAGAGATTGATTGCCATCCCGTACAACAGGTAGACAATCCTAATCAACTGCTCAAAAAATATCAAAAGCGACTGCAACTACGGGATAAACTACACAAAACTCAGATTAAGTACCAAAAGCAAAAGTCGAATCAATCCTATTACTGGGAAGAGTTTCTCAATCTGATCGAAGTTTTACAGGAATTCGAGGCTTTAAAAGAATACAGTCCTAGTTTCTTAGGTCAAGCAGCAGCGACTATTCGCGGTGACAATGAACTTTGGTTAGCCTTAGTCTTTGTCTCTGGGGAATTAGAACATCTTGAACCCCATCATCTGGCAGCTACCGTCTGTGCTTTAATTACTGAAACTCCCCGCGCTGATGTTTGGTGTGATTTTCCTCCCCCACCTGAAGTGTTAGACGTTTTGGGAGTCAACAAATCAACCGAAAGCAGTTCAGCCATCAGAGAAATTAGAACTCGTCTGTTTCAGGTACAGCGTCGTCATGGAGTTGGTCTACCCGTTTGGCGCGAATATGGACTGGTGGGATTATGCGAACAGTGGGCGTTAGGAATGAATTGGCAAGATCTTTGTGACAGCGTTAGTTTAGCAGAAGGAGATATTGTCAGAATGCTCCGCCGTACTGTTGATGTGCTGTCGCAAATTCCGCAAATTCCTAATATTTCTAGTACCCTATCTAACAATGCCAGAGAAGCAAACGCAATGATGAAGCGTTTCCCAATTTAATATGAAGTCCGTTTAGACAATTCCAATTAAAACTCGCGCAAAGACGCAAAGGCGCAAAGATTATTGTAAGAAGTAATTAAGCGGACTTGATATAAACCGTCGCTAGCGGGAAACTCTCACTTTGAGATGGACTATTCAAGGAAGTAGGAAATAGGAAGTAGAGAATTAAAGTATAGGGTTTAGAGTCTTTGGAGGATATTAGTGCCATGGGTATCAGTCCCACAGGTACTGTAAAGATGATGTTTTGTGGCTAAAGCCTGAACTATTTCTGTTTTTCCAGGACTAGGCTGCCAAATTTGAGGGTTGTTATAAGCATAGTAAGTTTCTACAGCATCAATATTCAATTGCGCAGCAGCAGGAATTAACTGGCTCGCTGAGAGACGATAGCGTTCTGGGTGAGCTAAAACAGCCAGTCCTCCAGCTTGATGAATACTCTCAATTACTCGTTCGGCTTGAGCAGCTTCTTCATGGGGTCTATTTCCTTGCAGATATGAGCTGATTGCAGGATGCTCTGGATTGAATCCATAACCTAAGATATGTACTTCCACTGACAATAATCTGGAAGTGATTTCTGTACCTGTCCATAGCTGAGGTAAGTTTTTTCGCTCTAAACTAATAGTGTCAAGATAAGATGCTGCTTCTTTAAAGCCATCTACAGAATGATGATCTGTAATTGCCAAACCTTTTAAGCCGATCGCGATCGCCTGCTGGATTAAATCTACTGGCGTTAATTGACCATCTGAAGCAATAGTATGTAAATGAAAGTTGTATGAGTGAGGACAACTAGCAGCATCAATTGTCTTCCAAACACTCATCAAGTGTCCAATATCCTGTGCTGTCGGTTTGAGAGAATATGTCACAACCATATGCGTCAATAGATAGCCGAGAAGTGTTTCTAATTGTTACAAATAACATAACAAAATAAAAGACCCCTTGGGAAAGCTTTGAATAACCAATAACTATAAAAAAATTCTTAAATCCCTTGACAGATATGACTTTAAGGTCATCAAAAAAAATGATATCGATCCCAAATAAAAGATATAGAATTAGTTAATAATTTTTACATGACGACTTTGCTACCTGCTGTCCTTCCTGTGGGCTTGATTATTTTGATTGGCTTTGTTGTCGGTCGTACTATTCCTCTACAGCGTTCAACCCTCTCTCAGCTATCCCTTTACGTCTTATCTCCCGCTTTGGTGATTAGTAGTTTATATCGTACTGAGGTGTCTTTAGATAGTTCCAGTAAGCTTTTACTTGGCTTTGCTTTAACATCCCTCAGTCTCTACCTAATTGTCACCGTCATCAGTCGTCTCTTGAGCCTACCTGCTCCTTTAAGTCGAGCTATTACCGCCGTAGTTATGTTTCCTAATAATGGCAATATGGGTCTGCCAGTCGCCACTTTCGCTTTGGGGACAGCAGGATTAGATCGGGCAATTATCTATATGCTGGGTTCTGCCTTTTTGATGTTTTGCTTTGGCCCAGCAATGATTCGAGGTAAGGGGATCATTGAGGGTTTTAAACTTACTCTCAAGCTACCGCTGTTGTGGGCATTTTTATTTGGTCTAGGCTTGCATTACTGGTCGCCAAAAATTCCTTGGGGATTAGACAAGGGTATTGAGCAGTTGGGTGCAGCAGATATTCCCATCGCCTTGATTTTATTGGGAATTCAATTATCCCAGACTCGTTTTCGACCAGAGATTAAAGAAATTATTTTAGCGATCGCTCGTTTGACCTGCGCGCCGATGATTGCCTATGTCATTGGTAGACTACTTCAGTTAGAAACTCTCAATTTACAGATCCTTGTTTTAGAGAGTGGGATGCCCACCGCAGTTAGTTCCTTCGTGATTGTCAGTGAGTTTGGTGGAGATCAAGATTTAGTAGCCAGGGCAATTGTTACTTCTACTTTAATGAGCTTTATTACGTTGCCGATTTTATTATCGTTTTTGTTAGCTCTTGGCGCTTAGTTGTCTATTTAAAAGGTTTAATTAGGTAAAAGATATTGAATCACTACTCTTCAACACTCGATCATCAAAAGCGTTTTTGGCAATTAGCGATCGTCAATGTCATTTCTAACCTGATGGTGCCATTGGCTAGTCTGGTTGATGTGGCATTTTTGGGTCATTTGACGGAAATTCGTCATTTAGCGGGGGTGGCGATCGCTACAGTGTTATTTAATTATATTTACTGGACTTTTGGTTTTCTGCGCATGGGGACGACAGGATTAACCGCCCAAGCCAGAGGTAGAGGAGATACGCAAGTTGAGATCCTAATTTTGTTACGCAATAGTGCGATCGCTGTAGTTATTGGAATCATTATTCTCTTGCTACAGCAACCCCTAAGAGAAATTGGCTTTAACTTACTCCAAGCCGATCCTGAAGTGCTTCAAGCAGGGAGAGCTTATTATAACGCCCTGATTTGGGGTGCGCCTCCTACTTTACTCAACTTTGTCTTATTCGGTTGGTTTTTAGGGCGAGAACAAGGAAAAGGAGTCTTGCTCATGTCTTTGGTCAATAATGGCGCTAACATTGCTCTAGATTATCTGTTTGTGGTTCGCTGGGGACAGTCAAGCGCGGGGGCGGGTGGAGCAACGGCTATTAGTCAATTAATCACCCTAATTATGGGATTAGCTTTGGTATACCGCGAACTGGCGGGGATATCTTGGCAACAACAGCGATCGCAGATCTGGGAATTATCTGCCCTCAAGACTGCTTTTTTCCTCAATCAAGATATTTTGATTCGTACCTTAGCCTTAATATCCACCTTTGCTGTGTTTACTAACCTCAGCGCCACAATGGGAACAACGATTTTAGCTAGTAATACGCTCTTATTGCAGGTGGTTACTTTGGCAGCTTATTTTATTGATGGTGTTGCCTTTGCTACTGAAAGTATTGCGGGAAATCTCCACGGACAAGGGACAAAAGAACAACTGCTGCCGTTATTAAAATTAGCGGGTAGCGTAAGCTTGCTCGCTGGCTTGGGTTTTGCTGCCGTGTTTAGCTTTTTCCCTCGGCCTTTATTTGGTTTATTAACCAGTCACGCAGAAGTAATTCAGCAAATTAGTAATTATCTCTGGTGGTTATTTCCTGTATTGGGTTTTGGTTCAATCGCCTACATGCTCGATGGCTATTTTTTAGGCTTAACCGCAGGTAAAATTTTGCGCCAATCTACTCTAATTGCAGCAATCATTGGTTTTACACCGATGGCGATCGCTGCTTGGTATTGGCAAACTAATCACTTACTCTGGCTAGCTCTAGCTCTATTTATGGCAACTCGAAGTATTACTTTAGGCTGGAAAATTAATTATTCAGGCATCACTACTTGTAAGCTAGATTGATACAACTCAATAATATTGATGCGAGAAGTAGGATGTTGAGAAAAATATTGAAGAGTATCAATTGGTTAAGTCGGCATTGGTTATATTGTTTAATCTCTGGACTAATCGCGTTTTCGATTGTTTTTGTCCAGACTTATGGGCTGAAATCCTCAGCTTCATCATCTCCAGTGATTGCCGCAGCACCACCAGAATTAGTGGATTTAGAGCAATTTTCTGATTTAGTGAGCAAGTTAGAGGCGAGATGGGAAAAGACTTATGAACAGTACTTTGACCGCGATTTTGCTCATCAATCGAACTTAGGTAATCAAATTGCCAAGCGTTTACAAGAAGTTCAAGAGCAGACAAATATCTCTCCAGCGGTTATTTGGGCTATGCCAACAGATAATTTTTTAGAATTAATCTTAGTTACTCCTAAACAACAGCTTGTGATTAAAAAAATCCCTGGAGCAAATCTGGAGAGATTGACCAAGAGAATTAATGAGTTAGGAGTGGCAATGAGCGATCGCACTTCTCTTGATTATTATCCTCCAGCCAGATTAATTTACGATTGGATCTTTAAACCTCTCGACCCCTATTTAGAAGCCGAAAACATCGATACTCTATTGCTTTGCACTGGCCCCAAACTGCGTTCTCTTCCTTTTGCAGCGTTACATGATGGAGATAAGTTTGTCATCGAAAAATATAACTTGGCTCTTATTCCCGCTTTTAGCTTGACAGATACTAATTATCAAGCACAGCTAGATCGACAGGTTTTGGCAATGGGAACATCCGAATTCGAGAACTTGCCTCCGCTGCCTGGAGTAGGAATTGAGCTAGAAACTATTGTGCCAAAGTTATGGTCAGGACGCAAAATAATCGATCGAGATTTTACGGTGGCTAATCTGCAAGATGTTCACCAACGAGAAGGCTTCGAGATTATTCATATCGCTTCCCACTCTGAGTTTAATCCTGGTTCCCCTGATGATTCGTTTATTCAGTTTAGCGATCGCCGATTAAGTTTGGCTCAAATTGAGGAGTTGAATTTAGAATTACCTCCCGTTGATTTATTAGTTTTGAGTGCTTGCCAAACCGCTTTAGGAGATGAAGATGCGGAGTATGGTTTTGCTGGCTTAGCGATGCAAGCGGGGGTCAAATCTGCTTTAGCTAGTCTTTGGGCAATTGATGATACAGGAACGGTTGTACTGATGAGTGACTTTTATCAGCAGTTGAAATCTACCCCTAGCAAATCAGCAGCATTGAGACAAGCCCAAATGAATTTGCTGCAACGGAAAATTTTTGTGGAAGAATCTCAAATCCAAGGCTTAGACGTAGCTGTCGATCTGGCTCAAATAAGTTCAGCTGAGCAAAATCAAGACTTCACCCATCCTTATTATTGGGCGGGATTTACCTTGATTGGCAATCCTTGGTAGATCAATAGCTCTAAGTTGTAAGCTTTAAGCTCTAAGCTCTAAGCATTTTGATGGGCGATCGCTTATACAGAGCATGGCATTACTATACTCCTGCACATGCTCTTGCTAACTCTAGGCTACTGTTGCCTGATTCAACAGATTTTGGACATCTGCGGTTTTCATCCGTGCGCCCAAGGTAGTAACTATCTTAGATGACGCTAAAGACGCTAAACGCCCTGCCTCTGGATAACTCATGCCGTTAGTAATACCGTAAAGAAAAGCACCTGCATACATATCTCCTGCACCAACAGTATCGATCGCCTTCACAGGAAATGGCTCAATCTCGATTAACTGTTCACCGTCGAAAACCACTGAACCTAATGCTCCGCGAGTCACGGCAAACCTTTTAGCTAAAGTTTTAAGATATTCAATTGCTTCATCAAAATCTTCGGTTTCTGCCATTAATAAAGCTTCTGACTCATTAGCAAACAGAAAATCTACCCCTGAACCAATAATTTCTAGTAGTCCCGATTTAAAAAATTTGACCATATTGAGATCGGCTAGGGTAAACGCCACCTTATTTCCCGCAGCTTGGGCAGTTTCTCTGGCTTTAATTGCCGCTTGCTTGCTGCTTTCGCCACTAACTAAATAACCTTCAATATAAGTATATTCAGCCTGTTCAATCGCTTCAGGAACAAGTTCGGCATCACTAAATTCCCCTGAAATCCCCAGAAAAGTATTCATCGTGCGATCGGCATCAGGAGTCACAAAGACTAAACATTTGCCCGTTACACCTGATTTTGCTACCTGGCTTTCTAAATTAGTTACTACACCACAGTCGATTAAATCTTGGGTATAAAAATTCCCTGGTTCGTCATCTGCTACCTTGCAAGAATAAAACGCTTTTCCGCCAAACTGACTAACCGCAATTAACGTATTGGCTGCTGAACCACCACAGGAACGTTTTTGCTCATAGTTCGCTAAATTACTGACAATTTTATCCTGGCTATCTTGGTCTAAAAGAGTCATCACACCCTTTTCAATTCCCAGGTTTTGTAATACTTCTGGTGATACTTCAAACTCAATATCTAATAGAGCATTACCCAGAGCGTACACATCATATTTCGCCATAAATTACCTCAAGTCATTAATCTAATTAACTTTAAGCAAGATAGCATTATTAGCACTTGGGTATCAGTTGCGATCGCTAATTAAAGAATCTATAATTACACCCTTTTTAGGCGAACTTTTTTGAGGCTATCAGGAGATAAAGGCTGGTTATCTAAGTCAGAGAGAGCATTTGCTTCAATTTCTGAATCACTCATAGAATTAAGCCTTTCTAAATCAGTTAAATCTTCTGATTGTTTCGCTTTGTCAATCGTTGTCCGAGTAATAGAGTTTTCTTTCATATCTGGTTGTCTGAAGCACTAAGAGATCGCTATCCAGTTTTACTCAGCTTCTTGCCAGCCTTCGATAGTTGCTACCAAAATATTGATCAGTGGATGATTAACAGCTTCTTTAAAAGTTTCTATACCAAAGGCTTTGAGAGCATTGATAACTTTGGCTTTTAATGTAGGATTATTCTCAATTTGGTCAACAGCTTTGCCTATAACTATATTTCTCTCTTTGCCTGTGGTTGTGGGATATGTTTCGGACAACTGTTCTAGAAGATGTTGAATTTCTGCTGCTGCTTGAGCTAGATTTTGTTGTTCTGCTTCATTAATTACTCCTGCGACTTTTGCATTATCTTTAATTTCGCCACCATTCATGTGACCGATGCCGAAATTTCCGCTATTAATATGTACTACCGAACTGGGATTAGTATTGATATTCAATGGAATCTTACCCTTTAATGCTAAATGTCCTTCAGAAGTAATTTCTGTAACTAAAATAAGATCTATTTTAGACTTACCAGGATTTTGACTTTGCTTATGTTCTCTTAATTCGATAAATTTTGAGCTTTTTAGCTGATTTAAGATTACTCTAACGTCATGTATATTTAGATTAAGATCGCTGGCGATTTGACTGTCTTTAATAGGACAATTTTCGGCAATTTCCTGTAATATCAAGATTTTTTCTGGCTCGAACATTTCATTTTCCTTGGCTACTGTTTGATTAATTTGTATTCCTGGTAATAGAAGCCTTTCATATACATGGGCAAGAAATTCATTTTTGGCTTTTAATTCTCCTTCTAAACCAGATATTATGCGCTCATATCTAAGAATTAAATTTTCTCTTACTTTATCTTTACTAACTCCAGGTGGAACACTAACTTTTAGAACTATTAATCCGTCTTCTAAAGCTTTATATTTTCGCAAAAATAATTGTCCACCATCGGTATTATAAATTTGTATATTTTCCTCATTAAAAGCATAAGCAAATGCTTTCCAATTAATGCCATAACTAAAGATTAAATTGGCGGTATTTTCAACTTCCTGAAAGATTTTAGTAAATTCCCCTGGTTCAAAGTTTTGCTTGGGATCATGAGGAAGACGTTTTTGTTTATCTTGCTCTAAATAAACAAAATCACAAATTGCATTGTTCAGGTTGGTTTTACTGTTAGTATGCCAGTATTCTATGCAAGCTCCAGTAAAAATCGCTCTCTCGAAGTTAGTTTCCAGTGCTTGAATCCTACTTAGATTTGTTTCACTGAGATTTATTCCTCTAAGATCTTTTCCACTGAGATTTACCCCACTGAGATTTACCCCACTGAGATCTGCTCCATTGAGATTTACCCCACTGAGATCTGCTCCATTGAGATTTGCTTTACTAAGATTTGCTTTACTAAGATTTGCTCCACTGAGATCTACCTCACTAAGATTTGCTTTACTAAGATTTGCTCCACTGAGATTTGCTCCATTGAGATTCAACCCACTGAGATTCAACCCACTAAGGTTTGCCCCTCTAAAATCTGCCGTTTGGATATACCTCCTACGGCGATATCTTCTACTGAGATCTGCCTCACTAAGATTTGCTTCACTGAGATCTGCTCCATTGAGATTTGCTCCATTGAGATTTGCCTCACACAGATCTGCTCCATTGAGATTTGCTCTATTGAGATTTGCCTCACACAGATCTGCTCCACGGAGATTTGTCCCACTGAGATCTGCCTCACACAGATCTGCCCTACTGAGATCTGCCCTACTGAGATTTGTCCCACGGAGATCTACCTCACACAGATCTGCCCCACCGAGATTTACTCCACAGAGATCTGCCTCACTGAGATCTATCCAGCGAAGATCTACTCCAGGGAGATTTGTCTCCATAAGAATAGCCTCCCTAAGAATAGCCTCACTAAGATCTATCCAACTGAGATCTGCCTCGCCGAAGTCAGCTTCTATTCTACGGTTTGTTTCTCTCCATTTGTTCCAAACCTCTACTCCTTGCTTAAGCAAAGCAAGATGTTCTTTATTTGCCATCTTGTTTCATCCCTGTCCATTTCTTTGACAACTTACCAGGGCTAATATTTTTCTTCTTTCTCCCATAAAGTATTGATAAGCGATCGCCATTTTGTAACGCAATTGAAGCTTCTCACCTAATCATAAAATATTCGCACTTTTTCAACTTTGATTAACAATTTTTCTTAAGTTTTTATCAGAGCAAATAGAGATTAGCCGCGATCACCCACGATAAAAATTCACCTTTAATTCATCTCAAGATACAGGGAAAATTCACAGTCGCTGATTTAAGAATAGTGCGATCGCTTTCCTTCTTGTTGCCTGATGCGCACTGATTAATCTGATGACATCGCCTAGAGCCGATATAATTATCCTAAATGGATTAGCGCTTAACAACTAGTTTTTAGTCGCCCCTGCTCTTAATATGTCATCATCCAATTTAAAAACCTCTGTTGAAGAACAAGAAGATTATCTCAATGAGCTTCCTGGTGAAGTGGAAATGTCTCTGTTCGATCATCTAGAAGAACTACGTCTACGACTATTTTATGCCTTAATTGCCGTGGCGATCGCAGCTCTTGGCTGTTTTATCTTTGTTAGACCGCTTGTTCGCACCTTAGAAGTACCCGCCCAAGGTGTTAAGTTTCTCCAGCTAGCTCCAGGAGAGTTTTTCTTTGTTTCGATTAAGGTAGCTGGCTATAGTGGCATGGTATTAGCAAGCCCTTTTATTTTGTACCAAATTGTGCAATTTGTTCTACCAGGACTTACTAGAAAAGAACGTCGGCTACTTGCTCCCGTAATTTTTGGCTCTAGCATCTTGTTTTTTGCTGGCTTGTTTTTTGCTTATATTGCCTTAATTCCTGCTGCGCTCAATTTCTTTATTAACTACGGTAGCGATGTAGTTGAGCAGTCTTGGTCAATTGATAAGTATTTTGAATTTGTTTTACTGCTGCTGTTTAGTACGGGGTTGGCTTTTCAGATTCCCATTGTACAGCTTATTTTAGGCTTTCTTGGTATTGTTAATTCGGCACAGATGTTTGCGGGTTGGCGCTACGTAGTGCTAGGTTCAGTAATTATGGGAGCAGTACTGACTCCTTCAACAGATCCTTTAACCCAGTCTTTACTAGCAGGAGCGGTATTGGGATTATATTTTGGGGGTATTGGCGCAGTTAAGCTACTGGGAAAATAATGGTTGTCTATTTTAACTCCAAAGCTTAATTGAAACTAGCGGTCATTGAATCATTATTCCAGCCTGGTTCTTAAAACCAAAATTACATCAAGACTGACAGTAAAAGACCAATGACAACAAAGGCACAGCTTAAAATTACTAGAATACTAAGCTGTTGATTCAGAATTGCTTTTTTGTTCAGTTTATCTAAATGATTAGAAATATGGTAGACCTGTTTTTCTAGGTTAGCGCACCGATTTTCCAGAGAAAACTTGCTATTTTCATATCTCTTGGCGTCACTATTGCCAACATTTTTTCGCTGATTTCCTCGATCATTATTTAAATTATCGAGTAGTTTTGACTGCTGTAAAATTACGGATTTAAGTTGCTCTATTTCCTGAGAATTCGACTGAGATTGGGTTGCTTTATAAAGATACTGTTCCAACAAACCTGGCCCCAGCTGAAAATATCCTTTATAGGCAGAATAAACTGCATTAATCAACTCTTTTTCAGGAGTATTTTTTTTAAGATAGCCTTTTGCACCTACTTGTAAAGCAGCATCTAAATAAGTGTCATCATTATGAACACTAATAATTAAAACATTTGTATTGATAAACTGCTCGGAAATAATTTGAGTAGCTTCTAGTCCATCCATGACAGGCATTTCAATATCCATTAATACTACATGAGGATGGTGAATCTTGATTAACTCGATCGCTTCTTTACCGTCATTAGCACAACCAATCAGCTCTAAACCAGGGTCAGCTTCAATATAGTTTTTGATAATTTCTTGAACTGTTTTTTGATCGTCTACTATCAAGACTTTGATCATTAGCTTGGGGTATTTTACTGATAGATTAACTTTAAAACTACATTATAATGTCAATAAATATAACAGACAGGGAACTAAAAGTCACGACACCTGACTTATAGAATCTAATAGAATCTAAATAGCAATACAAATATACCTCGAAAATATTAAGAGACAACTAATAAACTGATAAATTGATAAATAGTATACCTAATACTTCCAGATTTCAAAGCTTTCCATAAGCAGATTAATTACTTAACTTAAGATTAGATGAAATTAAATTATTCTGACATCTTCGTAACTCTTTCTACAAACAAAATAGAGTTAATGGTAGATTTTTATAGTCAGCTTTTAAACCAGTCGCCAGCGATTTATCAACCCCCGATTTATGCAGAATTTCAACTAGAAAAACTTCGGCTCTGTATTTTTCAACCTAAATCTGAACGCCAAGCAGAATTTAGTAATCATAGTAGCAGTATGAGTCTCTGTTTAGAAGTTGAGAATTTAGTCCAGGCGATCGCTCATATTTCAGCTTTAGGTTATCCACCTCCTGGAGAAATTATTGAAGCATCCCATGGTCGAGAAATTTATGCTTATGATCCTGGCAAAAATCGCTTGATTCTACATCAATCTCCAACTGAGTAACCTTGATGGTGTAGATTAAATACCAAATAATCAATCGCAACTAAAAAACCAGAGAGCTAATTTTAGTCTCTGGCAATATGTAAGTTAATTCTATTTATTTACAGTTAAAATTATTCTTTAGCTGTTTCGGCTGATTGTTCGCTCACTTCTGTGACTCCAGCATCTTCTGTCTCTACAGGTTTTGCTGGTAGAACTATGGAAATAGCCGTACGTTCAGGATCGTCTAAGACTTCTGCTCCTTCAGGTAAGACAATCTCACCTACCTGAAGCATACTACCAATTTCAAAGTTAGTAACGTCAATCTCAATGGACTCAGGAATACTATCGGCAGCGCAAATAATTTTCAACTCAGTCATAATTTGATCGACAATGCCACCTTCTTTCGTTCCCGCAGCTTTACCAGTCAATACAAGAGGCACAACAATCTCTACCTGTTGTTTGGCAGAAACAGTGAAAAAACTTAGGTGATTTAAAGTTCTTTTCCAGGGATGAGCCTGTACCTCTCTAATCAAAGCCTTACCTTTCCAGGAAATATCAGGAACGTTGAGATCGATCAAGGTATTATTGATGGCTGCCTCTCTCAATAATAATTGAGCTTCTTTGGCAGGAATTGTTAAAGAAATTGAATTGGCTCCATCATGACCGTATAAAGCGGCGGGAATTAATCCTTCACGGCGTAAAGCTCTTGGTTTACTCCCCTCTGGACGGGATTTACATTCTACTGAAATGTTCATATTGTTTGGTTGATAGTAACTAAATATGGTTAATCTGGTTTAATCTGGTTCAAAGTTGCTCCAAGCTAGCAAAAGTTATCAGCTTGTTGTTTGAGCATTAGGTATTAGCAGCCTACTCAACAGGAACACCATCGGCATCTAACAAGGCTCTTTTTGGACCATGAATCGGATCTTCGACTATAATTGTCTGATCGCGACCTGGCCCGACGGAAACAATGGCGATCGGCACTTTCATTAACTCTGCCAGATACTTGAGATAATTCAGCGCTTTTTTCGGTAAATCCGCTAGAGAACGACAGCCTGTTGTATCCTGCTGCCACCCTGGTAAGCTTTTATAAACAGGTTTGCAGTTAGCAAAATGACTAGCGTTAGTGGGAAAATGATTGCAAATTCCGCCATCTATTTCGTAAGCTACACAGACCTTAATTTCTTCAAGTTCGTCTAGTACATCCAGCTTGGTAATGGCTAGACAATCTAAACCATTGATTCTGACTGCATAACGACCAATCACCGCATCAAACCAGCCACAGCGACGACGACGACCTGTAGTAGTACCAAACTCAGCACCTAATTCTCCCAATAGCTCACCAACCCGATCGTTAAGCTCTGTAGGGAAAGGCCCTTCGCCCACACGAGTCGTATAGGCTTTTGCCACACCGATTACTCGATCGATAGTAGTTGGCCCTACTCCTGCGCCGACACAAGCTCCTCCAGCAATCGGATTAGAAGAAGTAACGTAAGGATAAGTACCATGATCTAAATCTAATAAAGTTCCTTGCGCTCCTTCAAACAGAATATTTTTTTTCTCGTTTACTGCTTCATAAATTTTGAGAGAACTATCGACAACAAATGGCTTAAGGTATTCAGCGTATTTTAGATACTCTTCAATTACTTTCTCTGGGTCTAAAGGAGGTAAATTATACAGTTTTTCTAAAATTACGTTTTTATAGTTAATCGTCCAGCCCAGCTGTTTACGCAGATGCTCCGAGTTCATTAAATCTAAAACTCGAATACCTGTTCGCTCTGATTTGTCAGCATAGGTCGGCCCTATTCCTCTACCAGTAGTGCCAATTTTATATTCACCCCTGCTTTCTTCTGATGCCTGATCGATCTTGCGATGATAGGGCATAGTTACATGGGCTGTCTGAGATATATGTAGGTTATCTACTGTCACTCCCAAAGCTTTAAGCTGCTCTATTTCTTCGATCAACACTTGAGGATCGATTACTGTCCCTGAGCCAATAATACATTCTGTATTAGAATACAAAATTCCCGAAGGGATTAAGTGCAGTTTAAAAGTTTGTCCAGCTACAACAACTGTATGTCCTGCATTTACTCCACCTTGGGAGCGTACCACGACATCTGCCGAGCGACTAAGTAGATCGGTTATTTTTCCTTTTCCTTCGTCACCCCATTGGGCGCCGATCACGATAA contains:
- a CDS encoding PHP domain-containing protein, with product MVVTYSLKPTAQDIGHLMSVWKTIDAASCPHSYNFHLHTIASDGQLTPVDLIQQAIAIGLKGLAITDHHSVDGFKEAASYLDTISLERKNLPQLWTGTEITSRLLSVEVHILGYGFNPEHPAISSYLQGNRPHEEAAQAERVIESIHQAGGLAVLAHPERYRLSASQLIPAAAQLNIDAVETYYAYNNPQIWQPSPGKTEIVQALATKHHLYSTCGTDTHGTNILQRL
- a CDS encoding AEC family transporter; this translates as MTTLLPAVLPVGLIILIGFVVGRTIPLQRSTLSQLSLYVLSPALVISSLYRTEVSLDSSSKLLLGFALTSLSLYLIVTVISRLLSLPAPLSRAITAVVMFPNNGNMGLPVATFALGTAGLDRAIIYMLGSAFLMFCFGPAMIRGKGIIEGFKLTLKLPLLWAFLFGLGLHYWSPKIPWGLDKGIEQLGAADIPIALILLGIQLSQTRFRPEIKEIILAIARLTCAPMIAYVIGRLLQLETLNLQILVLESGMPTAVSSFVIVSEFGGDQDLVARAIVTSTLMSFITLPILLSFLLALGA
- a CDS encoding MATE family efflux transporter, whose protein sequence is MNHYSSTLDHQKRFWQLAIVNVISNLMVPLASLVDVAFLGHLTEIRHLAGVAIATVLFNYIYWTFGFLRMGTTGLTAQARGRGDTQVEILILLRNSAIAVVIGIIILLLQQPLREIGFNLLQADPEVLQAGRAYYNALIWGAPPTLLNFVLFGWFLGREQGKGVLLMSLVNNGANIALDYLFVVRWGQSSAGAGGATAISQLITLIMGLALVYRELAGISWQQQRSQIWELSALKTAFFLNQDILIRTLALISTFAVFTNLSATMGTTILASNTLLLQVVTLAAYFIDGVAFATESIAGNLHGQGTKEQLLPLLKLAGSVSLLAGLGFAAVFSFFPRPLFGLLTSHAEVIQQISNYLWWLFPVLGFGSIAYMLDGYFLGLTAGKILRQSTLIAAIIGFTPMAIAAWYWQTNHLLWLALALFMATRSITLGWKINYSGITTCKLD
- a CDS encoding CHAT domain-containing protein gives rise to the protein MLRKILKSINWLSRHWLYCLISGLIAFSIVFVQTYGLKSSASSSPVIAAAPPELVDLEQFSDLVSKLEARWEKTYEQYFDRDFAHQSNLGNQIAKRLQEVQEQTNISPAVIWAMPTDNFLELILVTPKQQLVIKKIPGANLERLTKRINELGVAMSDRTSLDYYPPARLIYDWIFKPLDPYLEAENIDTLLLCTGPKLRSLPFAALHDGDKFVIEKYNLALIPAFSLTDTNYQAQLDRQVLAMGTSEFENLPPLPGVGIELETIVPKLWSGRKIIDRDFTVANLQDVHQREGFEIIHIASHSEFNPGSPDDSFIQFSDRRLSLAQIEELNLELPPVDLLVLSACQTALGDEDAEYGFAGLAMQAGVKSALASLWAIDDTGTVVLMSDFYQQLKSTPSKSAALRQAQMNLLQRKIFVEESQIQGLDVAVDLAQISSAEQNQDFTHPYYWAGFTLIGNPW
- a CDS encoding adenosine kinase, with translation MAKYDVYALGNALLDIEFEVSPEVLQNLGIEKGVMTLLDQDSQDKIVSNLANYEQKRSCGGSAANTLIAVSQFGGKAFYSCKVADDEPGNFYTQDLIDCGVVTNLESQVAKSGVTGKCLVFVTPDADRTMNTFLGISGEFSDAELVPEAIEQAEYTYIEGYLVSGESSKQAAIKARETAQAAGNKVAFTLADLNMVKFFKSGLLEIIGSGVDFLFANESEALLMAETEDFDEAIEYLKTLAKRFAVTRGALGSVVFDGEQLIEIEPFPVKAIDTVGAGDMYAGAFLYGITNGMSYPEAGRLASLASSKIVTTLGARMKTADVQNLLNQATVA